The following proteins are co-located in the Ursus arctos isolate Adak ecotype North America unplaced genomic scaffold, UrsArc2.0 scaffold_13, whole genome shotgun sequence genome:
- the CITED2 gene encoding cbp/p300-interacting transactivator 2 has translation MADHMMAMNHGRFPDGTNGLHHHPAHRMGMGQFPSPHHHQQQQPQHAFNALMGEHIHYGAGNMNATSGIRHAMGPGTVNGGHPPSALAPAARFNNSQFMGPPVASQGGSLPASMQLQKLNNQYFNHHPYPHNHYMPDLHPAAGHQMNGTNQHFRDCNPKHSGGSSTPGGSGGSSTPGGSGGTSGGGAGSGNSGGNSGGGSGSNMPASVAHVPAAMLPPNVIDTDFIDEEVLMSLVIEMGLDRIKELPELWLGQNEFDFMTDFVCKQQPSRVSC, from the coding sequence ATGGCAGACCATATGATGGCCATGAACCACGGGCGCTTCCCCGACGGCACCAACGGGCTGCACCACCACCCTGCCCATCGCATGGGCATGGGGCAGTTCCCAAGCCCccatcaccaccagcagcagcagccccaacACGCCTTCAACGCCCTAATGGGCGAGCACATACACTACGGCGCGGGCAACATGAATGCCACGAGCGGCATCAGGCATGCGATGGGGCCGGGGACTGTGAACGGCGGGCACCCCCCGAGCGCGCTGGCCCCCGCGGCCAGGTTTAACAACTCCCAGTTCATGGGCCCCCCCGTGGCCAGCCAGGGAGGCTCCCTGCCGGCCAGCATGCAGCTGCAGAAGCTCAACAACCAGTATTTCAACCATCACCCCTACCCCCACAACCACTACATGCCGGATTTGCACCCTGCTGCAGGCCACCAGATGAACGGGACAAACCAGCACTTCCGAGATTGCAACCCCAAGCACAGCGGCGGCAGCAGTACCCCCGGCGGCTCAGGCGGCAGCAGCACCCCTGGCGGCTCCGGCGGCACCTCGGGTGGCGGCGCGGGCAGCGGCAACAGCGGCGGCaacagcggcggcggcagcggcagcaaCATGCCCGCCTCCGTGGCCCACGTCCCTGCTGCAATGCTGCCGCCCAATGTCATAGACACTGATTTCATCGACGAGGAAGTGCTTATGTCCTTAGTGATAGAAATGGGTTTGGACCGCATCAAGGAGCTGCCCGAACTCTGGCTGGGGCAAAACGAGTTTGATTTTATGACGGACTTCGTGTGCAAACAGCAGCCCAGCAGAGTAAGCTGTTGA